Proteins found in one Brevibacillus brevis genomic segment:
- a CDS encoding NYN domain-containing protein — MAKRKAKQLLIVDGYNIIGAWPDLRLLKDQERMDEARDQLIAKMAEYQSYTGVKVIIVFDAYNVPGIGRQMEDFQVEVYFTKKKETADEKIEQLVSQFHNKNRQIYVATSDYTSQRVIFGQGALRKSARELLLDMENAGKEIKKQVEKTQEERFSTRITLNDEIAKIFEKWRRE, encoded by the coding sequence ATGGCGAAACGAAAAGCCAAGCAGCTGTTGATCGTAGATGGATACAATATCATCGGCGCCTGGCCCGATCTGCGCCTGCTGAAGGATCAAGAGCGGATGGACGAGGCGCGTGATCAATTAATCGCAAAAATGGCTGAGTACCAGAGCTACACTGGTGTGAAGGTCATCATTGTCTTCGATGCGTACAACGTTCCTGGCATTGGCCGTCAAATGGAAGACTTCCAGGTTGAAGTTTATTTTACGAAGAAAAAGGAGACGGCAGACGAGAAAATTGAGCAGTTAGTCTCCCAATTTCACAATAAAAATCGACAAATTTATGTAGCAACTTCTGACTATACCTCTCAACGTGTCATATTTGGGCAGGGGGCTTTGCGCAAATCAGCGCGGGAGTTGTTGCTCGATATGGAAAATGCAGGCAAGGAAATCAAGAAACAAGTCGAAAAAACGCAAGAAGAACGTTTCTCCACGCGGATTACGCTGAATGATGAAATAGCGAAAATATTCGAAAAATGGAGAAGGGAATAA
- the sigH gene encoding RNA polymerase sporulation sigma factor SigH — protein MSVDLKELKHAQYELMTDEEVVDLVRDNDAEALEYLINKYKNFVRAKARSYFLIGADREDIVQEGMIGLYKSIRDFRGDKLTSFKAFAELCITRQIITAIKTATRQKHIPLNSYVSLDKPIYDEDSDRTLLDVISGTKVTDPEELFINREEFDDIEGKMSEILSDLERQVLMLYLDGRSYQQIAVELKRHVKSIDNALQRVKRKLERYLEGREIHL, from the coding sequence GTGAGTGTTGACCTCAAGGAGTTAAAACATGCCCAATATGAACTAATGACCGACGAAGAAGTAGTCGACCTGGTTCGCGATAATGACGCCGAAGCTTTGGAGTATTTGATCAACAAATACAAGAACTTCGTTCGTGCCAAAGCGAGATCCTATTTTCTTATTGGGGCTGACCGCGAAGACATCGTGCAGGAAGGGATGATCGGACTGTACAAGTCTATTCGCGACTTCCGAGGAGACAAGCTCACGTCGTTCAAAGCATTTGCCGAGCTGTGTATTACCCGTCAGATCATTACCGCGATCAAGACAGCGACACGCCAAAAGCACATCCCGCTCAATTCTTACGTTTCACTGGACAAGCCTATCTATGATGAAGATTCTGACCGCACACTTCTCGATGTGATCTCGGGAACAAAAGTGACCGATCCAGAGGAATTGTTTATCAATCGGGAAGAGTTCGATGATATCGAGGGCAAGATGAGTGAAATTTTGAGCGACTTAGAGCGCCAGGTTCTCATGCTCTATTTGGATGGACGATCCTATCAGCAGATTGCCGTCGAGCTGAAGCGTCACGTCAAGTCTATTGATAATGCATTGCAGCGAGTAAAGCGCAAGCTAGAGCGCTATTTGGAAGGAAGAGAGATTCATCTGTAG